A genomic region of uncultured Tolumonas sp. contains the following coding sequences:
- a CDS encoding flagellin, producing the protein VKVNTTLGELGGRMNNLDQITNSNSALSAIEQEAKAKVSEVDMYEAISKVVQEQNSLTAAQQAYSKIQKSTLFDYL; encoded by the coding sequence GGTTAAAGTTAATACAACATTGGGTGAATTGGGTGGCAGAATGAATAATCTGGATCAAATTACTAACTCCAATTCAGCACTCAGTGCCATTGAGCAAGAAGCGAAAGCCAAAGTATCGGAAGTGGATATGTATGAAGCAATAAGTAAGGTTGTGCAAGAACAAAATTCTTTAACTGCCGCTCAACAAGCTTATAGCAAAATTCAGAAATCTACCTTATTCGATTATCTCTGA
- a CDS encoding flagellar protein FlaG, which yields MATDINNMTSAVASPVVLRDVSGREAARSLAASADSSVGQLHAEDSNVKSLTPGAGTAATKIETTAESKSKDAELEKQVQDLHETAVLKGWSVNFSVDKDLDRTVVKVVDSKTKETIRQIPSEEWLYTAKRLKEFSELNDKHPQQLEPGLLFDKKV from the coding sequence ATGGCTACTGATATCAATAATATGACGTCTGCTGTAGCCTCCCCTGTAGTCTTGCGAGATGTGAGTGGCCGTGAGGCCGCTCGCAGTTTAGCTGCATCTGCAGATTCATCTGTAGGCCAGTTACACGCAGAGGATTCAAACGTTAAAAGTTTGACGCCCGGAGCTGGAACTGCAGCAACTAAAATTGAGACTACAGCGGAAAGTAAAAGCAAAGATGCAGAGTTAGAAAAACAGGTACAGGATTTGCACGAAACAGCCGTATTAAAAGGTTGGTCTGTTAATTTTTCCGTGGATAAAGATTTAGATCGCACTGTAGTCAAAGTAGTTGATTCAAAAACCAAGGAAACAATTAGACAGATCCCGAGTGAAGAGTGGTTATATACAGCAAAGCGACTCAAAGAGTTTAGCGAACTGAATGATAAACACCCACAACAACTTGAACCTGGTTTGCTGTTTGATAAAAAAGTGTAG
- the fliD gene encoding flagellar filament capping protein FliD — translation MVAITSAGAGSGIDMESIISASVSAKRSQLQQPVVKQQVAAQTTLSGVGKLKSAISTFTSILDDLSAAGAFNKRKVAITQSTDDPILKVETKTGASNGQYNITVNKLAKTSRQEGIFDSSTTALATSDGQLTFSAGGKQFTVDVKAGDTLQNIRKSINASGDNFGLSANIINTSDGKAKLVIDSGVSGDGKDLSITSSNSELSIFATGAVGSKMTQTQAASSAEIDVDGNTLKSDTNTFDDTVQDLKITLLRTSDKDTSGNLLSNKVDISTDKTAIQSMVQKFIDGYNTLIDSSNSLGKRNSMVAGVNQNDGGELAGDSTPRIITNFLSSSVSTASTLSTSFSTIFEVGVKMDNKGKLSLDGTKFSDALDKNYDQVVALFGNSAGVAGSMSTGLKEYTKTGGLLSQRQDSLNTSLRTIAQKESDITAVVTKYEASLRKTYGNLDALVTKMNKSASSLSALTSSS, via the coding sequence ATGGTTGCTATTACATCTGCTGGTGCTGGTTCTGGTATAGATATGGAGAGTATTATCTCTGCCAGTGTTTCGGCTAAAAGATCTCAGTTGCAGCAACCAGTCGTTAAGCAACAAGTCGCTGCACAAACAACACTTTCTGGTGTTGGGAAACTAAAATCAGCGATCTCCACATTCACATCTATATTAGATGACTTATCTGCCGCAGGTGCTTTTAATAAACGAAAAGTTGCCATTACTCAGAGTACAGATGATCCCATTTTAAAAGTAGAAACTAAAACGGGCGCATCAAATGGTCAATACAATATTACTGTCAATAAATTGGCCAAAACCAGCCGTCAGGAAGGTATTTTTGACAGTTCAACCACTGCGTTAGCAACCAGTGATGGGCAGCTGACATTTAGTGCGGGTGGTAAACAATTTACAGTCGATGTTAAAGCTGGCGACACGTTGCAAAATATCCGTAAGAGCATTAATGCCAGTGGGGATAATTTCGGCTTATCAGCTAATATAATCAATACTTCGGATGGAAAAGCTAAGTTAGTTATAGACTCAGGTGTGTCAGGCGATGGAAAGGATTTATCGATCACATCAAGTAACTCCGAATTGAGTATTTTTGCGACTGGTGCTGTTGGAAGCAAGATGACTCAAACACAAGCTGCTAGCAGTGCAGAGATTGATGTTGATGGTAATACTCTGAAAAGTGATACAAATACATTTGATGATACAGTACAAGATTTGAAAATTACGTTACTTAGAACATCAGATAAAGATACTAGTGGAAATTTATTGTCCAACAAAGTTGATATTTCTACGGATAAAACAGCAATCCAGTCAATGGTGCAAAAATTTATTGATGGTTATAACACTTTAATTGATAGCTCAAATTCATTGGGTAAACGTAATTCAATGGTTGCTGGTGTAAATCAAAACGATGGTGGAGAATTAGCTGGTGACTCAACACCTCGGATAATTACTAACTTTCTCAGTAGTTCTGTATCAACAGCGTCAACACTAAGTACCTCTTTTTCTACCATATTTGAAGTCGGCGTTAAGATGGATAATAAAGGAAAGCTTTCGCTTGACGGCACCAAGTTTTCTGATGCATTAGATAAAAACTATGATCAAGTTGTTGCACTATTTGGTAATTCAGCCGGTGTTGCTGGAAGTATGTCTACAGGACTCAAAGAGTACACAAAAACGGGCGGTTTATTATCCCAACGTCAGGATTCATTAAATACAAGTTTAAGAACAATCGCTCAGAAAGAATCAGATATAACTGCTGTGGTTACAAAATATGAGGCTTCTTTGCGGAAAACATACGGCAATCTTGATGCTTTAGTGACGAAAATGAATAAATCAGCTTCATCTTTGTCTGCACTGACTTCCAGTTCATAG
- a CDS encoding flagellin — protein MSMYINTNVSSLNAQRNLNNTNNAMDVSYTRLASGLRINSAKDDAAGLQISNRLTSQINGLDQGNRNANDGISLAQTAEGAMDEVTSMLQRMRTLAQQSANGSNSTADRTAIGAEVTQLKTEINRISTDTTFGGTKLLDGNYAGVFQVGSDANQTISFSLTGFSFKFTAIATSAGLTETGTSSVATQSDAQAFLTDIDKLISSVDSTRANLGAVQNRLDSTVRNQSNVSENLSAARSRVRDADFATETANMTKQNILQQAASTILSQANQRPQSALTLLR, from the coding sequence ATGTCCATGTATATTAACACCAACGTTTCATCGCTGAATGCTCAGCGTAATCTCAATAATACCAACAATGCGATGGATGTATCTTATACTCGTCTGGCATCTGGTTTGCGCATTAACAGTGCCAAAGATGATGCGGCTGGTTTACAGATCTCTAACCGTCTTACTTCACAAATCAATGGGCTGGATCAGGGTAACCGTAATGCGAATGACGGCATTTCACTTGCTCAAACCGCAGAAGGGGCCATGGACGAAGTTACATCCATGTTACAACGTATGCGTACACTGGCACAGCAATCAGCTAACGGTTCCAACAGTACCGCTGACCGAACAGCAATTGGTGCAGAAGTTACCCAGCTCAAAACAGAAATTAACCGTATCTCTACCGACACTACATTTGGTGGCACTAAGCTATTGGATGGTAATTATGCCGGTGTGTTCCAAGTTGGTTCGGATGCTAACCAGACCATCAGTTTCAGTCTGACCGGTTTTTCATTCAAATTTACAGCAATTGCAACTTCGGCTGGTTTGACTGAAACAGGCACCAGCTCTGTTGCGACACAGTCTGATGCTCAGGCATTTCTGACTGATATTGATAAACTGATCTCATCTGTGGATAGTACGCGCGCTAATTTAGGTGCAGTTCAGAATCGTCTGGATTCAACTGTGCGTAATCAGTCAAATGTTTCTGAAAACCTGAGTGCAGCTCGTTCTCGTGTTCGTGATGCTGATTTCGCTACCGAAACCGCCAACATGACTAAACAAAATATTCTGCAGCAAGCTGCCAGCACTATTCTGAGTCAGGCCAATCAACGTCCGCAATCAGCTTTAACATTGTTGCGTTAA